One segment of Apus apus isolate bApuApu2 chromosome 1, bApuApu2.pri.cur, whole genome shotgun sequence DNA contains the following:
- the HTR1F gene encoding 5-hydroxytryptamine receptor 1F, translated as MDLINSTEQNGTSEELFKWVTSKILISITLSVLALMTTAINSLVMTAIIVTRKLHHPANYLICSLAVTDFLVAVLVMPFSIVYIVKETWIMGQVVCDIWLSVDITCCTCSILHLSAIALDRYRAITDAVEYARKRTPKHAGIMIAVVWIISIFISMPPLFWRHQTTRQDDECIIKHDHIVSTIYSTFGAFYIPLALILILYYKIYKAAKTFHRRSISRIVREEVNGQVLLDTGERSTKSASMSSPAEKTSDPMVDCDKINITLRSPRSESKHEKSWKKQRISSTRERKAATTLGLILGAFVICWLPFFVKEVVVNTCERCHISEDMSNFLAWLGYINSLINPLIYTIFNEDFKKAFQKLVRCRQ; from the coding sequence ATGGATTTAATAAACTCAACTGAACAAAATGGTACATCGGAAGAACTATTCAAATGGGTGACATCCAAGATTCTCATTTCCATTACCCTATCTGTGCTTGCACTAATGACAACAGCCATCAATTCTCTCGTGATGACTGCAATAATTGTGACAAGAAAGCTCCACCACCCTGCCAACTATCTCATCTGCTCTCTTGCAGTAACTGATTTCCTTGTGGCAGTCCTAGTGATGCCCTTCAGTATTGTCTACATTGTCAAGGAGACCTGGATCATGGGGCAAGTGGTGTGTGACATTTGGCTAAGTGTGGACATTACATGCTGCACATGTTCCATCTTGCATCTCTCTGCCATTGCTTTGGACCGGTACAGAGCAATCACAGATGCTGTGGAATATGCACGGAAAAGGACACCTAAGCATGCTGGCATCATGATTGCTGTGGTATGGATCATCTCCATTTTTATCTCCATGCCACCTTTGTTTTGGCGGCACCAGACAACTCGTCAGGATGACGAATGCATCATCAAACATGACCACATTGTTTCCACCATTTACTCTACATTTGGCGCCTTTTATATCCCACTGGCATTGATTCTGATCCTTTATTACAAGATATACAAGGCAGCAAAGACATTTCACAGAAGAAGCATCAGCCGGATTGTAAGGGAGGAGGTAAATGGACAAGTCCTTTTGGACACAGGTGAAAGAAGCACCAAATCGGCCTCGATgtccagcccagcagagaagaCATCAGATCCCATGGTGGACTGCGATAAAATCAATATCACTCTACGAAGCCCCAGGTCTGAATCTAAGCATGAGAAAtcctggaaaaaacagagaatcTCTAGCACAAGAGAGCGAAAGGCAGCAACTACGCTGGGTTTGATCTTGGGGGCATTTGTGATCTGCTGGCTCcctttttttgtaaaagaagtAGTTGTTAATACCTGTGAAAGATGTCACATTTCAGAAGACATGTCTAATTTCCTAGCATGGCTGGGATATATAAATTCCCTTATTAACCCTCTAATCTACACAATCTTTAATGAAGACTTCAAGAAAGCCTTCCAGAAGCTTGTGCGGTGTAGGCAATAA